taatatggatgtattatacataaaaaccttcctcttgaatcactctatccgcatcaaaatccgttgcgtagtttcaaagatttaagcgtacaaagggacatagggacagagaaagcgactttgttttatactatgtattgatgccaaagtaagcatgtttgtttgtttgtttgaacgattatagaattttttgtataaattaggaTAGGTAGTAATTAGTAGTTTTTTCGTAAAACCTTGcgtgtttttcatttataatcttAGTGTATTTTTCGTTCATAAACTTAGTGTTTTTCGTATAAACTTATAAGTTAATTAagtataacataaatttatctCCGAATAGTAACAAACAGACTTTCGTTCTGGATGTTGTTACCGAAATTCCCAGTTTAGCCATCCAAATTTCTCTTCGGCTTATTAATTTCCCAttcctttttttgttgttgttctgCTTTAGgaaattcatgtaaaatattattcactGAATTACATTCAGTTACACGGCAATGTCTAtttaatggcatattttttattttcaaataaaatttcggatttcaaaacaaaccaaaaataacaTATCCATCCAAATTTAGCCAATCTGAATTATTTATTCGAAGATTATCATTCTAAATAGCATTTAATTAACATTCATAATTATGGTGAAGCTATACatctgtataatattctatgccTATAAAGTGACCTGATTAGTAGGATTGTCCATCATACATAGGAATCATATGATATATGACATTTGATATTCAATGACCTTGAACTAACAGTAGAATCACTTAATTTTACgcacaaaacaataaaatcaatcgtttagatattattaagtaataaaatctTATTCAACTTGACCCAGTATcattcaaatcattaaaatatagtCATCATCAATATGTTGGTGATATTATttcacaattattatattaataaaaatattaataaatattcatattttagcaTTCCGTTGCTAAAATTGTTTGCACATAAAATTGTtgtgtttttagccacgggttcAGGGTAGCCACGGGTTACAGTAACTACGGGAGTGGCTATTTCTCACGGGTCAAGTTAGTATCTATTTTACAGATATTTGGgtttctatataaaattgaaagttgGTATTGACTAAAATTGGTAAATTTCTTTCCAAGATATGTTACTAGAGATAGAAGCCGTTAACTTTTAAGCCCACTTTTTCGTCGCGACTAAAAACAACTCCATTAAAATGTAATCAagttttatcatcaaaatttttttgtcaaacttTCGCACTTACTCACTTCAAAGCTTGTAACTTGTGAAATATTTACCTGAAGAAAAAGTCATAGCAAATTTCGTCTGCTTTTTAAAAACTTGTCCAAAGTCTTCAAAACCAGATACGTGAAAATCACAGTGTTTGATCTCTGGTGTGCCATATATGCTTACCGCACATATgtatatagactgataaacacaatACCACTCCTTTACGTTGTCCAATCGGGTAATAAAAGTTTATGAGTAAAATATCAACGAAGCCTTCGTTGCGTAAAAAATTCGTATCACACTTGATCAACtttttcctcaaaatttaaatatttattattttttgaataatatcttcaaaattaacgaaaaatttgaataataattaattttggttgTACCACCtgttaacaattttttcgtatataAATACCAAACGTAAGTGCTAATCTACAGAATTAAAgaaaatcttaaattaattacttacattttaaagTATCATCTACTtataaaaccaaaaatgattCGTTTGGTAAGTCCatcttataattataattttatttatttttacattgttatccattttaatattaaagaacttaaattttataatttaattaaaaaaaacaactatatttaatatttcaattcaataataTCTAAAAAGTGCAATAGTTAAAcgcaatttaatatattatggctaatagctcgttttgtaattaaccaataaaaaacaagtgaaaacaaacaattgactgagttcattgttgaaatatcatgtatagatctatcatattacacatgcatatatgtcacacataaataactgatattcccatataatacatactatataatttacgcctaatttgcgccctcatgggtaaacagtgatgtttacgaaaaagtgttccaaacaaatattttttccaatatttttaacatttaaacttttgttttatctctaacggtttacaatatgggccctatggacccaagacccaattgacctatgttgctcatttacgaactcgacctcactttttacgtcctgagtacgctgtaaaatttcagcttgatatcttttttcgtttttgagttatcgagttgacagacggacggacggacggacagatggacaaccaaaaatggactagtcaggtgattttaagaacacctataccaaaattttgttagtaacatcaaaatttttaagctttacacacttgggactaaacttagtataccttgcatattacaaaCTTATacgcatggtataaaaaataccCTAAGCCTAAGTTGCAGAGGttgatgggagacatcatgttttgacatcagatttgacctaatttagatcctaaaaagtataaaagatagaataaaacttttggctaaaaagttgattctcataaaataaataactcatttgaaatttttcgaaaatcgtctgATTTCGGACGAATTGTgacttaaaattgtattattatagcatttaatcgaaagaaaatacgcttaaagtgtATCGATAATGCTAGGTCCAAGTCACGGATACAGACAAATGTCCTATATAGCCCTTGACAATTTTTGGCTAAGGCATTTTTCTgtagttttttctttcgattaaatgcaataatgacatttaTCCAGTAATCTTATGATTGAAGTTAATATAACTTTGTATTTTAACTTTGCAGGCAGTTGGAGTAAGCATGCTAGTAGCCGCAGTTATGGCTCGTCCAAGTTTAAACCATGGAGGACTTTCAAGTTTACCATTATCTCTAAGTTTACCACCAGCAAGTTTATCTGCATCAAGTATATCAGCAAGTCCAATCATTACATCGGGACCTGTAATTAACTCAATCCCTTCAATATCCGCACCTATTATAGACCCACTTCCATTATCCAGTGCTCCAATAATAGACCCACTTTCATTATCAGCTGCACATCATCTTTCGTTATCAGATGCTTCACTTATCGATCAACTTTCGTTAGCAAGTGCTTCCATCATTGATCCTCACCCATTGTCATCTCATTCAATAATTGATCCCTTGTCAACCGCTCAAATTAATCTCAATACAATTCCTTTATCACATGCTCCACTTAATCTGAATTCAATATCTTTGGCATCTGCTCCAGTTATTGAACCTGCAATTTCATTGTCTTCAGCACCAATTATTCAATCTGCACCTTTACATGTATCAAACATAAGAGTATCAGCTCCAGTTTCAAACTGGTAGTATTGATactttattgaaatattgatactttattgaaatatgttgtttgttttgttaatgttataaaaaatttatttagttattaaaagttaaaaaaatatctaagtgttttgtttttgtttcaattttttaatctttgtaGACCCTACAACACATAGAGGAAGAGACCTATGGCTACGCTGCTTAATATTCAACACACCTTCCTTTTTGGAACCATGTtacttatcgcacgatatttgtttgctggttggaagttaaaaccaaaaaaactgctaCAGACACCAAAACCCGACGTCTAGGTTACCTacgaaactaaaattttttcaatcgaatCAG
The Chrysoperla carnea chromosome 4, inChrCarn1.1, whole genome shotgun sequence genome window above contains:
- the LOC123297682 gene encoding histone-lysine N-methyltransferase, H3 lysine-9 specific-like, which codes for MIRLAVGVSMLVAAVMARPSLNHGGLSSLPLSLSLPPASLSASSISASPIITSGPVINSIPSISAPIIDPLPLSSAPIIDPLSLSAAHHLSLSDASLIDQLSLASASIIDPHPLSSHSIIDPLSTAQINLNTIPLSHAPLNLNSISLASAPVIEPAISLSSAPIIQSAPLHVSNIRVSAPVSNW